A genome region from Euphorbia lathyris chromosome 4, ddEupLath1.1, whole genome shotgun sequence includes the following:
- the LOC136227007 gene encoding putative disease resistance protein RGA3 isoform X6, which translates to MTDIVLGFAVEEAVRRVLSRITVEIKQAWGLDDELTRLRDSLAMVRALLQDAEDQQMTQLAIRRWLKKLKVWAYDAEDVLDDLAYEVLRQKVETENKAEAKVRNFLTFSRGINFFQKTAFHVKMVRKVKNVDESLDKIKNEAFGFGLSVISTDRKSQIRWNRVTDSIIDHPVVGREAEVSLIVDLLASSRDQPSLTVVAIVGMVGLGKTTVAKLACQEAIAKKLFDVKMWVCVSTDFDDQKILGEMLQTLNQNAGGLTNKDAICQHLAKELEGKSFLLVLDDVWNRESEMWDCFKSRLLSISKNNGNAVVVTTRSEEVAWLMETSPQCRHKLKLLSDEECWSVISERVSRDNGASIPSDLEAIGKEIASKCRGLPLAARVLGGTLHRNTRLEEWLAIKNSNVLNVSESKVSSIESILRLSFDRLPSHLKPCVAYCSIFPKSVLVWKVDLIHLWMAQGLLDSSMEDTGEKYFKELLLSSFLQDGIFDDLGNIIGARMHDLVHELVLSISKPNIMTWETCSAGNGTSPIKHLNMVPYGGPGGPVPVFPKDEAKTLRTLFIVSADGFYDSWKFKSLRTLRLVGDNVKELPASVGKLKHLRYLDVSCSKITKLPESLTKLYNLQTLCMFDCKLLEKLPKTLGNLVSLRHIGFSYEKQMPSNVGHLTNLRRLSFFVVGPDRGSSIQELERLDELRGALTISNLELVRDEEEAKKANLQSKRKIEELELLWSDERESSNCTDEAVLNGLQPFEDLKRLIIKYYLGEKFPSWLLTMEITRYGGDCCLLKNLMVLKLEGCRRCGELPRLGHLPHLRVLEIVGLDNVIYIGDEFYGSNGCTMFPALKRLILGSMNCLVEWKAPTLHNAFPCLEELRIFKCPKLTNIPISHLSSLVEFRIGDCHEFGKLLFDEGHPLTSLDLLHIKCCSNLVSIQNVQGLTSLRDLIIEQCNKLTSLPTGLHFCSSLNRLSIWQCHELTSVPDDLQELSSLNFLFVAECPKVSNFTGDILRRLSQLKSLGISCYYESFSSIQDIPSLDFLIIVGQNDINVLPDQLQSLTSLKSLRIGYFNGVEAFPDWLGNLSSLEYLEIWDCKNLKYLPSATALQSLLQLRQLRILRCPLLKECCATGSGSEWSKISHIPKIIVDGVVQKGS; encoded by the exons ATGACTGATATTGTCCTAGGTTTTGCGGTGGAGGAAGCAGTGAGAAGGGTGCTGTCCCGTATCACTGTAGAAATCAAACAAGCTTGGGGTCTTGATGATGAACTTACTAGACTTCGAGATTCATTAGCCATGGTTCGTGCTTTGTTACAGGATGCTGAAGACCAGCAGATGACTCAATTGGCTATCAGGCGATGGCTGAAGAAACTGAAGGTATGGGCCTATGATGCTGAAGATGTTCTTGATGATTTGGCCTATGAAGTTCTTCGGCAAAAAGTGGAGACTGAGAACAAGGCGGAGGCAAAGGTAAGAAACTTCTTAACATTCTCCAGAGGCATTAATTTTTTCCAGAAGACTGCATTTCATGTCAAAATGGTTCGCAAGGTAAAAAATGTAGATGAGTCGCTCGATAAAATTAAGAATGAAGCATTTGGTTTTGGACTTAGTGTCATCTCTACTGATAGGAAGTCTCAAATAAGGTGGAATCGAGTGACAGACTCTATAATTGACCATCCGGTCGTGGGGAGGGAAGCTGAAGTTTCCCTAATTGTGGATCTCTTGGCTAGTTCCCGGGACCAACCAAGTCTTACTGTTGTTGCCATTGTGGGCATGGTTGGTCTTGGAAAGACCACTGTAGCTAAATTGGCGTGTCAAGAAGCAATTGCGAAAAAGCTTTTTGATGTGAAAATGTGGGTTTGTGTTTCTACAGATTTTGATGACCAAAAAATTCTAGGAGAAATGTTGCAGACTCTTAATCAAAATGCTGGAGGGTTAACAAATAAGGATGCGATATGTCAGCACCTTGCAAAGGAACTAGAAGGGAAATCTTTTCTTCTTGTGCTTGATGATGTGTGGAATCGAGAATCTGAGATGTGGGATTGTTTCAAAAGTCGTTTGTTGTCAATTAGCAAAAACAATGGGAATGCTGTTGTTGTCACCACTCGAAGTGAGGAAGTAGCATGGCTAATGGAAACTTCCCCTCAATGCAGGCATAAGCTGAAGTTACTATCTGATGAAGAGTGCTGGTCTGTTATTAGTGAAAGAGTGTCAAGAGATAATGGAGCATCAATCCCTTCAGATTTAGAAGCAATTGGGAAGGAGATTGCAAGTAAATGCAGAGGATTGCCATTAGCTGCGAGAGTTTTAGGAGGGACGCTACATCGCAACACGAGGTTAGAAGAATGGTTAGCAATAAAAAACAGCAATGTCTTAAATGTTTCAGAAAGCAAGGTCAGCAGCATCGAGTCTATTTTGAGATTAAGCTTTGATCGATTGCCTTCGCATTTGAAGCCATGTGTTGCTTATTGTTCAATTTTTCCAAAAAGTGTTCTCGTTTGGAAGGTAGATTTGATTCATCTTTGGATGGCTCAAGGTCTTCTTGATTCATCTATGGAAGATACTGGAGAGAAGTACTTCAAGGAATTGCTTCTTAGTTCTTTCTTACAAGATGGAATATTCGATGACCTTGGGAATATTATAGGTGCAAGGATGCATGATCTGGTGCATGAACTTGTATTATCTATTTCCAAGCCTAATATTATGACTTGGGAGACTTGTTCAGCTGGAAATGGCACATCTCCTATTAAACATCTGAATATGGTCCCTTATGGGGGACCAGGAGGACCAGTACCAGTATTTCCCAAAGATGAAGCTAAAACATTGCGCACTTTATTCATTGTAAGTGCTGATGGTTTTTACGACTCGTGGAAGTTCAAGAGTTTGCGGACTCTGAGATTAGTAGGTGATAATGTAAAAGAGTTGCCAGCTTCAGTTGGAAAGTTGAAACATTTGAGATATCTTGATGTCTCATGCAGTAAAATCACAAAGTTACCTGAATCCCTCACCAAGCTCTACAATCTGCAAACGTTGTGCATGTTTGATTGCAAATTACTTGAAAAGCTTCCCAAGACATTGGGAAATTTAGTGAGCTTGAGACATATAGGTTTTTCTTATGAGAAGCAAATGCCAAGTAATGTAGGCCACCTAACTAATCTTCGACGGCTTTCCTTTTTTGTCGTGGGTCCTGACCGAGGCAGTAGTATTCAAGAATTAGAACGCCTAGACGAGCTAAGGGGTGCATTGACGATATCAAATTTGGAGCTGGtgagagatgaagaagaagctAAAAAGGCAAATCTGCAGAGTAAAAGGAAAATAGAAGAGTTAGAACTTCTTTGGAGTGATGAAAGAGAAAGCTCCAACTGTACTGATGAGGCAGTGCTGAATGGTCTCCAACCATTTGAGGACTTAAAAAGATtgataattaaatattatttgggTGAAAAATTCCCTTCTTGGCTGTTGACAATGGAAATTACTAGATATGGGGGTGATTGTTGCTTGCTCAAAAATTTGATGGTGCTGAAGCTGGAAGGCTGTAGAAGGTGTGGAGAACTTCCAAGGCTAGGCCACCTTCCTCATCTGAGAGTGCTTGAGATAGTAGGCTTGGATAATGTGATATACATTGGTGATGAGTTTTATGGTAGCAACGGATGCACAATGTTTCCTGCGCTAAAAAGGTTAATTCTCGGTTCCATGAACTGTTTAGTTGAATGGAAGGCACCAACATTACATAATGCATTTCCATGCCTTGAAGAGTTACGCATTTTCAAGTGTCCTAAGCTGACAAACATCCCAATAAGTCATCTTTCGTCACTTGTTGAGTTCAGAATCGGTGATTGCCATGAATTTGGAAAACTGTTATTTGATGAAGGCCATCCTTTAACATCTCTTGACCTTTTACACATTAAATGTTGCAGCAATTTGGTGTCAATTCAAAATGTACAAGGTCTCACATCACTTCGTGATTTAATTATTGAACAATGTAATAAGCTAACATCTCTTCCAACAGGGCTACATTTCTGCTCGTCTCTGAATAGATTGAGTATTTGGCAGTGCCATGAGTTGACATCTGTTCCTGATGACTTACAGGAATTGAGTtcccttaattttttatttgtagcTGAGTGTCCAAAAGTAAGCAATTTTACAGGGGACATTTTGCGGCGCCTCAGCCAATTGAAATCATTAGGAATTAGTTGTTACTATGAGAGTTTTAGTTCAATCCAAGATATCCCCTCCCTTGATTTTTTAATCATAGTTGGTCAGAATGATATCAACGTTTTGCCTGACCAACTTCAAAGCCTTACTTCCCTTAAGAGTTTACGTATAGGCTATTTTAATGGTGTGGAAGCTTTTCCTGATTGGTTGGGCAACTTGTCCTCTCTTGAATACCTTGAGATTTGGGATTGCAAAAATCTCAAATATTTACCCTCAGCTACAGCCCTTCAAAGCCTCTTGCAATTAAGGCAACTGAGAATTCTACGCTGTCCACTCCTCAAGGAATGTTGTGCGACGGGGAGCGGATCTGAGTGGTCGAAGATTTCCCATATCCCCAAAATCATTGTGGATGGAG TAGTTCAGAAAGGTTCTTAG